One genomic region from Amaranthus tricolor cultivar Red isolate AtriRed21 chromosome 12, ASM2621246v1, whole genome shotgun sequence encodes:
- the LOC130797226 gene encoding uncharacterized protein LOC130797226 isoform X1, with protein sequence MHDSNIEMQPELSKEGTILSRQSKPLKSETNITKGLKPTRTESRENSLPAYLARYLDIRILHQGSRKSKERHQCTWTKKPRPKRSPNSPHRNHRTSSKVVRQQDQCQKPWFKALDPQEFDEGNILDDREGSGGGDDDEDEEEEVQDECENDGFIVDGDEDEEESKEDDDEKRDRKKWKKKRPIGCYWMSILNIPL encoded by the exons ATGCATGATTCAAACATAGAGATGCAGCCAGAACTCAGCAAGGAAGGAACAATCTTATCAAGACAATCTAAGCCCCTTAAATCAGAAACAAACATCACAAAGGGACTTAAACCCACAAGAACAGAATCCAGAGAAAACAGCCTGCCAGCCTACCTTGCAAGGTACCTGGACATCAGAATTTTGCATCAAGGATCAAGAAAATCCAAGGAACGTCATCAATGCACATGGACCAAGAAGCCAAGGCCCAAGCGTAGCCCTAATAGTCCACACAGAAACCACAGAACCAGCTCCAAGGTCGTAAGGCAGCAAGATCAGTGTCAGAAGCCCTGGTTCA AGGCGCTCGATCCTCAAGAATTCGATGAAGGCAATATACTCGATGATCGGGAGGGAagtggtggtggtgatgatgatgaagacgaAGAGGAAg AAGTACAGGATGAGTGTGAGAATGATGGTTTTATTGTTGATGGCgatgaagatgaggaagaatccaaagaagatgatgatgagaaAAGGGATAGAAAGAAGTGGAAAAAGAAAAG ACCTATTGGTTGCTATTGGATGAGTATCTTAAATATCCCATTATGA
- the LOC130797226 gene encoding uncharacterized protein LOC130797226 isoform X2: protein MHDSNIEMQPELSKEGTILSRQSKPLKSETNITKGLKPTRTESRENSLPAYLARYLDIRILHQGSRKSKERHQCTWTKKPRPKRSPNSPHRNHRTSSKRRSILKNSMKAIYSMIGREVVVVMMMKTKRKKYRMSVRMMVLLLMAMKMRKNPKKMMMRKGIERSGKRKDLLVAIG from the exons ATGCATGATTCAAACATAGAGATGCAGCCAGAACTCAGCAAGGAAGGAACAATCTTATCAAGACAATCTAAGCCCCTTAAATCAGAAACAAACATCACAAAGGGACTTAAACCCACAAGAACAGAATCCAGAGAAAACAGCCTGCCAGCCTACCTTGCAAGGTACCTGGACATCAGAATTTTGCATCAAGGATCAAGAAAATCCAAGGAACGTCATCAATGCACATGGACCAAGAAGCCAAGGCCCAAGCGTAGCCCTAATAGTCCACACAGAAACCACAGAACCAGCTCCAAG AGGCGCTCGATCCTCAAGAATTCGATGAAGGCAATATACTCGATGATCGGGAGGGAagtggtggtggtgatgatgatgaagacgaAGAGGAAg AAGTACAGGATGAGTGTGAGAATGATGGTTTTATTGTTGATGGCgatgaagatgaggaagaatccaaagaagatgatgatgagaaAAGGGATAGAAAGAAGTGGAAAAAGAAAAG ACCTATTGGTTGCTATTGGATGA
- the LOC130797228 gene encoding 60S ribosomal protein L36-2-like encodes MAPKQPNTGLFVGLNKGHIVTKKELAPRPSDRKGKTSKRVHFVRSLIREVAGFAPYEKRITELLKVGKDKRALKVAKRKLGTHKRAKKKREEMSNVLRKMRSAGGAEKKK; translated from the exons ATGGCTCCAAAACAGCCAAACACAGGTCTTTTTGTTGGCCTGAACAAGGGTCACATTGTCACCAAGAAGGAGTTGGCTCCTAGACCATCTGACAGAAAAGGG AAAACCAGCAAAAGAGTTCACTTTGTGAGGAGTCTCATCCGAGAGGTTGCCGGATTTGCTCCCTACGAGAAGAGAATTACCGAGTTGTTGAAGGTTGGCAAGGACAAGCGAGCCCTGAAAGTTGCTAAAAGAAAGCTTGGAACACACAAGAGGGCAAAGAAGAAGAGAGAGGAGATGTCAAACGTACTCAGGAAGATGAG GTCTGCCGGAGGTGCCGAGAAAAAGAAGTAA